In Rosa chinensis cultivar Old Blush chromosome 1, RchiOBHm-V2, whole genome shotgun sequence, a genomic segment contains:
- the LOC112187905 gene encoding uncharacterized protein LOC112187905 isoform X1, with amino-acid sequence MYGIQRRRIFSKEKLPRNIVQDVDELLGMMVEDHKRLQPNVKTYATSVLGVLRQTQIPQRARILSRKYQTLVSSRVEPLQEEAELGHEIDYMARYIAEGGLTGERKRWVPRRGKTSQKHVVVAGSNCTVYLQKYVVVAGSNCFFFLIHPQVLPLMLVALRTH; translated from the exons ATGTATGGAATCCAAAGAAGAAGGATTTTTAGCAAAGAAAAGCTGCCCAGAAACAT AGTGCAAGATGTTGATGAGTTACTTGGCATGATGGTTGAAGACCACAAGCGGTTGCAGCCTAATGTGAAAACCTATGC TACATCAGTCCTTGGAGTTTTAAGACAGACCCAAATTCCACAGCGAGCTAGGATTTTGAGCAGAAAGTATCAAACACTGGTGAGCTCAAGGGTTGAACCTTTGCAAGAGGAAGCCGAACTTGGACATGAGATTGATTACATGGCCAG GTACATTGCAGAGGGAGGGCTTACTGGTGAACGCAAGCGATGGGTGCCTCGAAGAGGGAAAACTTCACAGAAACATGTAGTTGTAGCTGGGTCAAATTGTACAGTATATCTACAGAAATACGTAGTTGTAGCTGGgtcaaattgttttttttttttaatacatccCCAAGTTTTGCCACTGATGTTGGTGGCATTGAGAACACACTGA
- the LOC112187905 gene encoding uncharacterized protein LOC112187905 isoform X2 — MYGIQRRRIFSKEKLPRNIVQDVDELLGMMVEDHKRLQPNVKTYAILSRKYQTLVSSRVEPLQEEAELGHEIDYMARYIAEGGLTGERKRWVPRRGKTSQKHVVVAGSNCTVYLQKYVVVAGSNCFFFLIHPQVLPLMLVALRTH; from the exons ATGTATGGAATCCAAAGAAGAAGGATTTTTAGCAAAGAAAAGCTGCCCAGAAACAT AGTGCAAGATGTTGATGAGTTACTTGGCATGATGGTTGAAGACCACAAGCGGTTGCAGCCTAATGTGAAAACCTATGC GATTTTGAGCAGAAAGTATCAAACACTGGTGAGCTCAAGGGTTGAACCTTTGCAAGAGGAAGCCGAACTTGGACATGAGATTGATTACATGGCCAG GTACATTGCAGAGGGAGGGCTTACTGGTGAACGCAAGCGATGGGTGCCTCGAAGAGGGAAAACTTCACAGAAACATGTAGTTGTAGCTGGGTCAAATTGTACAGTATATCTACAGAAATACGTAGTTGTAGCTGGgtcaaattgttttttttttttaatacatccCCAAGTTTTGCCACTGATGTTGGTGGCATTGAGAACACACTGA